Proteins co-encoded in one Struthio camelus isolate bStrCam1 unplaced genomic scaffold, bStrCam1.hap1 HAP1_SCAFFOLD_33, whole genome shotgun sequence genomic window:
- the LOC138064889 gene encoding maestro heat-like repeat-containing protein family member 7, with translation MLGQLVGCLILCCAYEDAETKGGALDALHCLFRFVVQRKRRAMLQDDPEYVEPQKEREADNELCLSWTSNMSVIMRLFVKNLQPSERTDVIVTAIEGMRNCSTYNTEVASHMLTMFLLDAFSVLEDVPRIIRCLYRNVKYVRELSARVTLNKTLCQLACLEPSEVTVSLLYCSPLCNSTAVSMWKVLMDKPMLAPDMLRELLSLLEERPLRKQSSSDRDNNCILPLAATRALCEIIREPVCPEAVKAFFPQLFLALLLQMVFTAEFSHQEANIFLRECQRDESRPTSHVRCAVQAMKSLLRCAHYETVAVAVERKGGWDLFLHADTSQKGVVVLARAMRGAASHLRRWIFRQLARLLRREDQFHQLPVMAFFVELLECPDLADMDEEVLPLVQGYAQSESLEMRRLAFRGLVALLNRPKMKRRMQSLLPDSMEWLQDACREVRVGSLMLLRNILSYLEQKGSNPIVLQLAEKLLPRFDDEDSRVRELSMLLFKDLLEIVVGKNKRNLKQHAQRSLVPLFLHMSDKVQRVAQASQEALVSAAQFLKWEELKQLARRAETWKIGECVLLRDRSRAEQHLRQSLPYLENPDASLREAAVRFIALQPLENDAEPLVRCLVSQTIMNLRVPRRTSRFHLGALCPWLPRAWARWHPPART, from the exons atgctgggacagctggtgggctgtctcatcctttgctgtgcttacgaggacgcggagaccaagggcggggccttggatgctcttcattgcctcttcagattcgtcgtgcagcgaaaac gccgggcgatgctgcaggatgatccagagtatgtggagccccagaaggagagggaagccgacaatgagctctgcctttcgtggacgagcaacatgagcgtgatcatgagg ctgtttgtgaaaaacctgcagccttccgaaaggacagacgtcattgtcacagccatcgagggcatgaggaactgcagcacctacaatacggaggtggcttcccacatgctgaccatgttcctgctggacgctttctctgtgctggaagat gtgccacgcatcataaggtgcctctacaggaacgtcaagtatgtgagggagctgtcggcccgggtcaccctaaacaagaccctttgccagctggcctgcttggagcccagcgaggtgaccgtgagcctgctgtactgctcgccactgtgcaacag cactgccgtgagcatgtggaaggtgctgatggataagccgatgcttgcgccggacatgctgcgggagctgctgagcttgctggaggagcggccactgcgcaagcagtccagctccgacagggacaacaactgcatccttccgctggcc gcaacgagggcactgtgtgagatcatccgggagcccgtctgcccagaggcggtgaaggcgtttttcccccagctcttcctggcgctgctcttgcagatggtcttcacagcagagttcagccaccaggaagcaaatatcttcttgagggaatgccaacgggatgagtcccgtcccaccagccacgtcag gtgcgccgtgcaggccatgaaaagtctgctgcgctgcgcccactatgagaccgtagccgtggctgttgagaggaagggcggctgggacctatttctgcatgcggacacctcccagaagggagtggtggtgctggccag agcaatgaggggggctgccagtcacctgcgtcgctggatcttccgccagctggcaaggctgctgaggagggaggaccagtttcatcagctgcccgtcatggctttctttgtcgag ctgctggaatgccctgaccttgccgacatggatgaggaggtcctgccactcgtccagggttatgcgcagagtgagagcctggagatgcgcagactggcgttcagaggcctcgtggccctgttgaatagacccaagatg aaaaggagaatgcagagcctgctcccagacagcatggagtggctgcaggatgcttgcagggaagtgcgtgtgggaagcctgatgctgctgagaaacatcctcagctacctggaacagaagggctccaacccgattgttctgcagctggccgagaagcttctgcctcgctttgatgac gaagacagcagagtgcgagagctctccatgctcctcttcaaagacctgctggagattgtggtggggaagaacaaacggaacctgaagcagcatgcacagaggagcctggtgccgctcttcctccacatgagtgacaaggtgcagagagtggcccag gcctctcaggaagccctggtgagcgctgcacagttcctcaagtgggaggagctcaagcagctggccagaagagcggagacgtggaagatcggggagtgcgtg ctgctgagggacaggagcagagcggagcaacacctgcgccagagcctgccatacctggagaacccggacgcatccttgcgggaggcagctgtgaggttcattg ccctccagcccctggaaaatgatgcggaacctttagtccgttgcctggtgtcacagaccatcatgaacctgagggtgccaaggagaacatcaagattccacctcggagcactgtgtccctggctcccgagagcgtgggcgaggtggcaccctcccgccaggacgtga